From one Bombus affinis isolate iyBomAffi1 chromosome 9, iyBomAffi1.2, whole genome shotgun sequence genomic stretch:
- the LOC126920467 gene encoding lipid storage droplets surface-binding protein 1 isoform X1: protein MVSISMQLSQMARTNPKTRYSENKRHSDLPRFESVVRISNLPIVENSIHIAGNVYDRLKRSNSLMSWSLCTAEQSLAIATASAKPAISVLNGPIMTIDHLLCKGIDIVEQRVPAVHLPPHLIYCNAREYVNNKIVRPVLMRAGSVKLIGSQAANAAVDRLDGALTVADKYVDRYLPADSTDTVDHDSSPSEPVSKTTRTIKHGARLSRKLQKRLTRRTLAEARALKEQGTECIHILLYIVELLATDPKLAFKKAKELWGTLSLPEPENQARPATLEQLLVLLTRESARRIVHLVNGTTALAAKTPRNLGRLLIGVSHQLLVVADATFRMMPIIGKRGAAKEQISAINLAIQRLNSSTNHLLERFATFLAGRPCVSKVTRAKSHQRNHNNHMSMSSKPPVNGIDTIE from the exons ATGGTTTCGATAAGCATG CAACTATCTCAAATGGCGCGAACAAACCCGAAAACTCGATATTCCGAAAACAAACGGCACTCCGATTTGCCTCGTTTCGAATCAGTTGTTAGAATCTCCAACCTGCCTATTGTAGAAAACAGTATACATATCGCTGGCAACGTCTACGATAGACTAAAG CGTTCAAATTCATTGATGAGCTGGAGTTTATGTACTGCTGAACAATCACTTGCAATTGCAACAGCATCAGCGAAACCTGCGATTTCCGTATTAAATGGGCCTATTATGACGATCGATCATTTGCTCTGTAAAGGTATCGATATCGTTGAACAGAGAGTACCAGCCGTGCATCTTCCTCCGCATCTT aTATACTGCAATGCGCGAGAATATGTGAACAACAAAATTGTGAGGCCTGTTCTAATGCGTGCCGGAAGCGTGAAACTGATAGGAAGCCAAGCCGCGAACGCAGCGGTAGATAGATTAGATGGGGCTCTAACTGTCGCAGATAAATATGTTGATCGTTACTTGCCTGCTGATTCTACCGATACAGTAGACCATG atTCCTCTCCATCTGAACCTGTGAGTAAGACCACACGAACTATCAAACACGGTGCCAGGCTATCTAGGAAATTACAAAAACGGCTAACGCGTCGCACATTAGCAGAAGCTCGAGCGCTTAAGGAACAAGGAACGGAATGCATTCATATACTTTTGTATATTGTAGAATTA TTAGCAACGGACCCAAAACTAGCGTTTAAAAAGGCGAAAGAACTTTGGGGAACATTAAGTTTGCCTGAACCAGAAAACCAAGCTCGACCAGCTACTCTAGAACAGTTATTGGTTCTTTTAACGCGTGAATCTGCGCGTCGTATTGTTCATCTAGTGAATGGGACAACAGCGTTAGCAGCTAAAACCCCGCGCAATCTTGGTAGACTTCTCATTGGAGTGTCGCATCAATTGCTCGTAGTTGCGGATGCTACTTTCAGA ATGATGCCAATTATCGGTAAAAGGGGTGCAGCAAAAGAACAAATTTCAGCCATTAATTTGGCTATACAAAGGCTCAATTCATCTACAAATCATTTATTG GAGCGGTTCGCAACTTTTCTAGCTGGTCGCCCATGTGTTTCCAAAGTAACACGTGCAAAGAGTCATCAACGAAACCACAACAATCACATGTCAATGTCTTCAAAACCTCCCGTAAATGGTATCGATACTATTGAGTAA
- the LOC126920467 gene encoding lipid storage droplets surface-binding protein 1 isoform X2, translating to MARTNPKTRYSENKRHSDLPRFESVVRISNLPIVENSIHIAGNVYDRLKRSNSLMSWSLCTAEQSLAIATASAKPAISVLNGPIMTIDHLLCKGIDIVEQRVPAVHLPPHLIYCNAREYVNNKIVRPVLMRAGSVKLIGSQAANAAVDRLDGALTVADKYVDRYLPADSTDTVDHDSSPSEPVSKTTRTIKHGARLSRKLQKRLTRRTLAEARALKEQGTECIHILLYIVELLATDPKLAFKKAKELWGTLSLPEPENQARPATLEQLLVLLTRESARRIVHLVNGTTALAAKTPRNLGRLLIGVSHQLLVVADATFRMMPIIGKRGAAKEQISAINLAIQRLNSSTNHLLERFATFLAGRPCVSKVTRAKSHQRNHNNHMSMSSKPPVNGIDTIE from the exons ATGGCGCGAACAAACCCGAAAACTCGATATTCCGAAAACAAACGGCACTCCGATTTGCCTCGTTTCGAATCAGTTGTTAGAATCTCCAACCTGCCTATTGTAGAAAACAGTATACATATCGCTGGCAACGTCTACGATAGACTAAAG CGTTCAAATTCATTGATGAGCTGGAGTTTATGTACTGCTGAACAATCACTTGCAATTGCAACAGCATCAGCGAAACCTGCGATTTCCGTATTAAATGGGCCTATTATGACGATCGATCATTTGCTCTGTAAAGGTATCGATATCGTTGAACAGAGAGTACCAGCCGTGCATCTTCCTCCGCATCTT aTATACTGCAATGCGCGAGAATATGTGAACAACAAAATTGTGAGGCCTGTTCTAATGCGTGCCGGAAGCGTGAAACTGATAGGAAGCCAAGCCGCGAACGCAGCGGTAGATAGATTAGATGGGGCTCTAACTGTCGCAGATAAATATGTTGATCGTTACTTGCCTGCTGATTCTACCGATACAGTAGACCATG atTCCTCTCCATCTGAACCTGTGAGTAAGACCACACGAACTATCAAACACGGTGCCAGGCTATCTAGGAAATTACAAAAACGGCTAACGCGTCGCACATTAGCAGAAGCTCGAGCGCTTAAGGAACAAGGAACGGAATGCATTCATATACTTTTGTATATTGTAGAATTA TTAGCAACGGACCCAAAACTAGCGTTTAAAAAGGCGAAAGAACTTTGGGGAACATTAAGTTTGCCTGAACCAGAAAACCAAGCTCGACCAGCTACTCTAGAACAGTTATTGGTTCTTTTAACGCGTGAATCTGCGCGTCGTATTGTTCATCTAGTGAATGGGACAACAGCGTTAGCAGCTAAAACCCCGCGCAATCTTGGTAGACTTCTCATTGGAGTGTCGCATCAATTGCTCGTAGTTGCGGATGCTACTTTCAGA ATGATGCCAATTATCGGTAAAAGGGGTGCAGCAAAAGAACAAATTTCAGCCATTAATTTGGCTATACAAAGGCTCAATTCATCTACAAATCATTTATTG GAGCGGTTCGCAACTTTTCTAGCTGGTCGCCCATGTGTTTCCAAAGTAACACGTGCAAAGAGTCATCAACGAAACCACAACAATCACATGTCAATGTCTTCAAAACCTCCCGTAAATGGTATCGATACTATTGAGTAA